A segment of the Streptomyces sp. NBC_01235 genome:
TCGCCCGCCTGGAGAAGAACGGCTGGGTCCGGCGCGAGGACTGCCCCTCCGACAAGCGCGGCCAGTTCGCCGTACTGACCGACCAGGGCCTGGAGGTGCTCCAGCGGGCCGCGCCGGGCCACGTCACCGTCGTCCGCAAGGCGGTGTTCGACCGGCTCACCCCCGAACAGCAGAAGTCCCTCGGCGAGATCATGCAGATCATCGCCGAGGGACTCCAGCCCAACGAAGCGGGTGCCGACCTGCCCTGGCTGCGTTAACCCA
Coding sequences within it:
- a CDS encoding MarR family winged helix-turn-helix transcriptional regulator; this translates as MTKASTSADEPWLTAEEQLIWRSYVHATTLLEDHMDRQLQRDVGMPHIYYGLLVKLAESSRRRLRMTELAMQAKITRSRLSHAIARLEKNGWVRREDCPSDKRGQFAVLTDQGLEVLQRAAPGHVTVVRKAVFDRLTPEQQKSLGEIMQIIAEGLQPNEAGADLPWLR